One genomic window of Struthio camelus isolate bStrCam1 chromosome 1, bStrCam1.hap1, whole genome shotgun sequence includes the following:
- the SELENOO gene encoding protein adenylyltransferase SelO, mitochondrial, translating to MAAALRSGRRFFLPLGPGSPGWLGSLGAAMQQPPALAAAPGSPERGAAEVAGGGGGWLGALRFDNLALRSLPVDASEESAPRPVPGACFCRVRPSPVQNPQLVAMSLPALALLGLEAAPSPAEREALEAEAALYFSGNRLLPGSEPAAHCYCGHQFGSFAGQLGDGAAMYLGEVLGPRGERWEIQLKGAGLTPFSRQADGRKVLRSSIREFLCSEAMFHLGIPTTRAGTCVTSDSKVVRDIFYDGNPKNERCTVVLRIASTFIRFGSFEIFKPTDEHTGRKGPSVNRNDIRIQMLDYVIGTFYPEIQEAYSDNSIQRNAAFFKEITKRTARLVAEWQCVGFCHGVLNTDNMSIVGLTIDYGPFGFMDRYDPEHICNGSDNTGRYAYNKQPEICKWNLGKLAEALVPELPLEISELILEEEYDAEFEKHYLQKMRKKLGLIQLELEEDNKLVSELLETMHLTGGDFTNIFYLLSSFLVDSDPSRLEDFLEKLATQCASLEELKVAFKPQMDPRQLSMMLMLAQSNPQLFALIGTKANINKELERIEQFSKLQQLTAADLLGRNKRHWKEWLEKYRVRLQKEIENVSNADVWNTDHVKVMNSNNPKYILRNYIAQNAIEAAENGDFSEVRNVLKLLENPFQETESFREVKEEAEEEGTTAAAAACAEVTRSRLPYCSKPPLWASELCVTUSS from the exons ATGGCCGCGGCGCTGCGCAGCGGGCGTCGCTTCTTCCTGCCGCTCGGGCCGGGCTCCCCCGGCTGGCTCGGCTCCCTCGGCGCCGCCATGCAGCAGCCCCCGGCtctggcggccgcgccgggcagccccgagcgcggcgccgcggaggtggcgggcggcggaggcggctggCTGGGGGCGCTGCGCTTCGACAACCTGGCGCTGCGCTCGCTGCCCGTGGACGCCTCCGAGGAGAGCGCGCCGCGGCCGGTGCCCGGCGCCTGCTTCTGCCGGGTGCGGCCCAGCCCGGTGCAGAACCCGCAGCTGGTGGCCATGTCGCTGCCGGCCTTGGCGctgctggggctggaggcggcccCTTCCCCGGCCGAGCGGGAAGCGCTGGAGGCCGAGGCGGCGCTGTACTTCAGCGGCAACCGGCTGCTGCCGGGCTCGGAGCCGGCGGCGCACTGCTACTGCGGCCACCAGTTCGGCAGCTTCGCGGGGCAGCTGGGCGACGGCGCCGCCATGTACCTGGGCGAGGTGCTGGGCCCGCGGGGCGAGCGCTGGGAGATCCAGCTGAAGGGCGCCGGCCTCACCCCCTTCTCCCG ACAAGCTGATGGTCGTAAAGTCCTGCGGTCAAGTATACGAGAATTCCTGTGTAGCGAGGCTATGTTTCATCTAGGAATACCAACAACAAGAGCCGGAACATGTGTGACATCTGACTCCAAAGTTGTTCGTGACATATTTTATGATGGAAATCCAAAAAATGAAAGGTGTACAGTTGTCCTGAGAATAGCTTCAACATTTATAAG gTTTGGatcttttgaaatttttaagCCTACTGATGAACATACGGGGCGCAAAGGTCCTAGCGTTAACAGAAATGATATTCGAATACAAATGCTCGATTATGTGATCGGCACTTTCTATCCAGAAATCCAGGAGGCTTATTCTGATAACAGTATTCAgagaaatgctgctttctttaaAGAG ATAACAAAACGGACAGCAAGATTGGTTGCTGAGTGGCAGTGTGTTGGTTTTTGCCATGGCGTGCTGAATACAGATAATATGAGTATAGTTGGACTAACTATTGACTATGGCCCTTTTGGATTTATGGACAG ATATGACCCTGAACACATTTGCAATGGTTCTGATAATACAGGGCGCTATGCTTACAACAAGCAGCCAGAAATTTGCAAGTGGAATCTAGGGAAGCTTGCTGAAGCTTTAGTTCCAGAGCTGCCTCTGGAAATAAGTGAACTCATCCTGGAAGAGGAATACGATGCAGAATTTGAGAAACATTATTtgcagaagatgaggaagaagCTAGGTCTAATTCAGCTGGAATTAGAAGAAGATAATAAGCTGGTGTCGGAACTTCTTGAAACTATGCATCTCACAG GCGGGGACTTCACAAATATTTTCTACTTGCTGAGTTCATTCCTAGTAGATTCTGATCCTTCAAGACTGGAAGATTTCTTAGAAAAGCTAGCAACCCAGTGTGCTTCCCTGGAAGAACTGAAAGTTGCTTTCAAACCTCAGATGGATCCAAG ACAACTGTCAATGATGCTAATGTTGGCTCAGTCTAATCCTCAGTTGTTTGCATTAATTGGAACAAAAGCTAATATAAATAAAGAACTAGAGCGCATTGAACAATTCTCTAAACTGCAGCAGTTAACAGCAGCTGATTTACTTGGTAGAAATAAAAGACATTGGAAAGAATGGCTGGAGAAATATAG AGTCCGTTtgcaaaaagaaatagaaaatgttagTAATGCTGATGTCTGGAATACTGATCATGTGAAGGTTATGAATTCAAATAATCCAAAATACATCTTGAGAAATTATATTGCCCAGAATGCCATAGAAGCAGCTGAAAATGGGGATTTCTCAGAG GTTAGAAATGTATTGAAACTTCTAGAGAATCCATTCCAAGAAACAGAAAGTTTCAGGGAGGtgaaggaagaagcagaagaggagggaacaactgctgcagcagctgcttgtGCTGAAGTGACCAGAAGTAGACTACCATATTGTAGCAAACCTCCATTGTGGGCTTCAGAGCTCTGTGTTACATGATCTTCGTAA